The Alcaligenes aquatilis genome contains the following window.
AAATAGCTGTTTGCCTCGATCAAGCACACGCGATGAGAGGTCTGCGTGCTGGCCAGACGAAAGGCAGCGGCCAGACCGGAAATGCCCGAACCTATGACAGCGATACGACGCATGGCAGCTCCTTGAGTATTGCTATAGTGCTCAATAGACCATAAGGATTAAAATGTGAACTGCTTAGTTCAAACTATAAACCCTAAATATTATTTTTGCACTATCTAGTGTTCAAGATAGTCCCATTCGTCCTAAAATGTGATGTATGAACGCTCGATCCTCAATCAAACAACAAATCCAGCGGGTGCGCGAAGAAGCTATCGTGACCGCTGTGAACCGGCTATTGGCTACCAAGGGCTACGACGCCATGACGGTCGACGAAGTTGCCGCCGAGGCGGGCATGGCCAAGGCCAGCCTGTATAAGTTATTCACGTCTAAGGAAGAGCTTGCTGCGGCCGCAATGGTTGGCGTCTTGGATCGCGCCTTGGCTTTTGTGGACGAGTTGCGTAGACAGGCCAAGAGCGCGGCTGACTTGGGTGCGCCGATTGCAGCAATCGATCAGCTCAAATCAGTGGTGCGCTGGACGATGCACACCCAATTGCAAGGGGAAATGCCGTCGTTGCCCGCGCAGAACTCGAACCTTAGCACCTCGCTCCAATCGAATGACGAGTATATGGATCGTCTGATCGCCTTGAGTAATCGTCTGAGCACCTGGATTATCGAGGCACAGACAGCAGGCGGCCTCCAAACGGGTCTGCCCGTTGAGCTTGTGCTCTATACCCTATTTGCGCGCGCTTGCGATCCTGTGGTGGGTTTGCTCAAGGAGTCCGGCCAGTACACCCATGAGCAAATCATTGAATGGGTGACCAGCACCACGTTTGATGGTTTGGCAGGATCTGGCCTGAAGCCCCCCACTCCGTAGGGTGATCTCCAAACGCAAGCAGGGGCTTGTGTGTGTTCCGATTGCTTGTTGTCTCAAGAGGTAGCAAGCTTGCGTCGCAGCCAGCGCATCAATACGTCCAGTAGCGGCAGTTTTGCGTAAAGCTCCTCGGCCGCATCCCAATAATCGCGATGATGAGACACCCGTCCCTGTTCATCAAAGGACAGGAACGAAGCCCCCTTGATGCATTGTTCAACGTCCGGCTTCCACCGACGGAGTCGAAAACGGAACTCCCATTCCAGAAAGGCCCGGTGATCTTGGACGATCTGCTGCGTAATGACAAATCGTGGTGCTTGTAGCGCCGTAAACATATGTTCGAAGATGCGTCGAATGGCCGGCACGCCACGCACTTCGTTAAAGGGGTCCTTGAAATAGGCATCAGGCGCGTAACAGGCCTCAAGCTCGGAGAGCCGGTCTGGTGCCAGCTCTTGATAGAGCTGGACGATTCGGCGCACTGCCGCCGCACTATCATCGGAACCTGCGGGCAAGTCAGTCTTCATGGGTGTCAGCCTGAGGATTCAAGGGACGATGAGGAAACAACAAGTATAAGGCTCAAGCAACAGGCCAAAGAGCGGGTTGGATAATTTGACTTCTTATAGACGCTGTTTGCCTTGGAGCAAGGACGCAATGTTCTCGCTACGTTTCAATGGTGATTGTCTCTAGGGAGTTCATAATGCGAAGCCATGTAGTGGGATCCGTGCTGTTAGTGGCCATATTGGCCGGATGTTCGGCTGGCGAGTCCAGCAATCCGTCCGCTTTGCCCGAGCTGGTGGAAGTGGCTGGCCCGGCACGTGAGCTCATGCAGGCTGGCGAGTACTTGCTCGATGGCCGCTTGGTCGCGTCCGATACGGTGATGTATGCCCCGGCCCCGACCCTGAAAGCGATGAAATATCAAGTCAGCCAGTACGAGTACGATCAGTGCGTTCGTGCAGAACGTTGCAAGGCTGCAGACGCAGTGGGTCGAGGGCAGGCCAAGAATATGCCGGTTGTCGGGGTGAGCTGGCAGGACGGACAGGATTACGCTGCCTGGTTAAGCGAGCGTACAGGCAAGACATTCCGTTTGCCGCAGTATCTGGAATGGAGCTATTTCGCCGATCAGAAAGTACCTGAATCGGCGCAGGGTGGGCTGGATGAGAATGAGCAGGCCGCTTTGTGGCTGCAGGAATATCAGGAAAGCTACAAGCGCAAACAGGAGCAAGAGGTGCCCTTAGCGCCCTTGGGGCAGGGCGTGGCCAATGCTTATGGGGTATTTGATGCTGGTGGGCAGGTGGCCGAATGGACCAATACCTGCCACGTACGGGTACACCGCATCAGCATGCCTCGTGCAGAATCACGCCTGGAAAACTGCGGTGTACGCACCTTGGGGGGCGAGCATATTGCGGTGATGCCCGACTTTATCCGCGATCCTAAAACCGGGGCGTGTTCGGTTGGTGTGCCACCGCGTTATCTGGGGCTGCGTCTGGTCACTGACGATTAGGCTGGCACTTAGCCACGCTCCAGAACGGCTTGTGCAAACTTGTCCAGGTCTGCAATCGTAATTTGTT
Protein-coding sequences here:
- a CDS encoding TetR/AcrR family transcriptional regulator — encoded protein: MNARSSIKQQIQRVREEAIVTAVNRLLATKGYDAMTVDEVAAEAGMAKASLYKLFTSKEELAAAAMVGVLDRALAFVDELRRQAKSAADLGAPIAAIDQLKSVVRWTMHTQLQGEMPSLPAQNSNLSTSLQSNDEYMDRLIALSNRLSTWIIEAQTAGGLQTGLPVELVLYTLFARACDPVVGLLKESGQYTHEQIIEWVTSTTFDGLAGSGLKPPTP
- a CDS encoding nuclear transport factor 2 family protein, with product MKTDLPAGSDDSAAAVRRIVQLYQELAPDRLSELEACYAPDAYFKDPFNEVRGVPAIRRIFEHMFTALQAPRFVITQQIVQDHRAFLEWEFRFRLRRWKPDVEQCIKGASFLSFDEQGRVSHHRDYWDAAEELYAKLPLLDVLMRWLRRKLATS
- a CDS encoding formylglycine-generating enzyme family protein, with product MRSHVVGSVLLVAILAGCSAGESSNPSALPELVEVAGPARELMQAGEYLLDGRLVASDTVMYAPAPTLKAMKYQVSQYEYDQCVRAERCKAADAVGRGQAKNMPVVGVSWQDGQDYAAWLSERTGKTFRLPQYLEWSYFADQKVPESAQGGLDENEQAALWLQEYQESYKRKQEQEVPLAPLGQGVANAYGVFDAGGQVAEWTNTCHVRVHRISMPRAESRLENCGVRTLGGEHIAVMPDFIRDPKTGACSVGVPPRYLGLRLVTDD